From one Erythrobacter sp. HKB08 genomic stretch:
- the pstB gene encoding phosphate ABC transporter ATP-binding protein PstB: MAARNVSVYYGDKKAIDDVSIDIPTEYVTAFIGPSGCGKSTFLRTLNRMNDTIPSARVEGEITLDGEDIYKSGMDVVQLRARVGMVFQKPNPFPKSIYENIAYGPKIHGLADGKSELDEVVEKSLRRAGLWEEVKDRLEDSGTALSGGQQQRLCIARAIAVDPEVILMDEPCSALDPIATAKIEELIDELNGRYAIVIVTHSMQQAARVSQRTAFFHLGKMVEYGRTSDIFTNPLEQRTQDYITGRYG; encoded by the coding sequence ATGGCTGCGCGCAATGTCTCCGTCTATTACGGGGACAAGAAGGCAATCGACGACGTTTCGATCGATATCCCGACCGAATACGTCACCGCCTTCATCGGCCCGTCGGGCTGCGGCAAATCGACCTTCCTGCGCACGCTCAACCGGATGAACGACACCATCCCGAGCGCGCGTGTCGAGGGCGAAATCACGCTCGATGGCGAGGATATCTACAAGTCGGGCATGGACGTCGTGCAGCTTCGCGCGCGCGTCGGCATGGTCTTCCAGAAGCCGAACCCGTTCCCGAAATCGATTTACGAGAACATCGCATACGGCCCGAAGATCCACGGCCTTGCCGACGGCAAGAGCGAGCTCGACGAAGTGGTCGAGAAGTCGCTTCGCCGCGCCGGTCTGTGGGAAGAGGTCAAGGACCGTCTCGAAGACAGCGGCACCGCGCTTTCCGGCGGCCAGCAGCAGCGCCTGTGCATCGCCCGCGCGATTGCAGTCGATCCCGAAGTCATCCTGATGGATGAGCCCTGCTCGGCCCTCGACCCGATCGCGACCGCGAAGATCGAGGAACTGATCGACGAACTGAACGGCCGCTATGCCATCGTCATCGTCACCCACTCGATGCAGCAGGCAGCGCGCGTTTCGCAGCGCACGGCTTTCTTCCACCTCGGAAAGATGGTGGAATATGGTCGCACTTCTGACATATTCACCAATCCGCTCGAACAGCGGACGCAAGACTACATCACGGGACGCTACGGCTAA
- a CDS encoding extensin family protein yields the protein MLLLAIGLLVAGRAWLAEHPEHNPWAPLDLDDPPGWATEGKLLALKGDPAECRAVLDRSDVTYRALEAAGEGQCARPDRTVMAALPLADPPATTCPVGIGLHLWMRDVVQPAAMRHLGSEIAQVDHLGAYSCRRMYGSPDAPWSEHATGNAIDIAGFETEDGQRISVLADWADEGAKARFLRDVRDGSCQMFATVLSPDYNEAHRDHFHFDQSERYRSVCR from the coding sequence ATGCTGCTGCTGGCGATCGGACTGCTCGTGGCAGGCCGCGCATGGCTGGCAGAGCATCCGGAGCACAACCCGTGGGCGCCGCTCGATCTCGACGATCCGCCGGGCTGGGCGACCGAGGGCAAGTTGCTCGCACTCAAGGGCGATCCCGCGGAATGCCGCGCGGTCCTCGACCGCAGCGACGTAACCTACCGCGCGCTCGAAGCAGCGGGAGAGGGACAATGCGCCAGGCCGGACCGTACGGTCATGGCGGCGCTTCCGCTCGCGGACCCGCCGGCGACGACCTGCCCGGTCGGCATCGGGCTGCACCTATGGATGCGCGATGTGGTGCAGCCTGCCGCGATGCGCCATCTCGGCAGCGAGATCGCGCAGGTCGACCATCTCGGGGCCTATAGCTGTCGCCGCATGTACGGCTCACCAGATGCCCCGTGGAGCGAACATGCGACCGGCAATGCAATCGACATCGCCGGTTTCGAGACCGAAGACGGTCAGCGCATCAGCGTCCTCGCGGACTGGGCTGACGAGGGAGCGAAGGCGCGTTTCCTGCGCGATGTGCGCGACGGCTCATGCCAGATGTTCGCGACCGTGCTGTCGCCCGACTACAACGAGGCGCACCGCGACCATTTCCACTTCGACCAGTCGGAGCGGTACCGCAGCGTCTGCCGCTAG
- the phoB gene encoding phosphate regulon transcriptional regulator PhoB, translated as MSTAKLLLVEDDPALSELLQFRFETEGYDVRVTPDGDEALVMASEELPDLIILDWMIEGTSGIEVCRRLRRSKETGHVPIIMLTAREAEDDRIRGLETGADDYLTKPFSPRELLARVAAVMRRIRPALAGESLEVGDIRLDPVAHKVERRGKSLQLGPTEYRLLKFFMESPGRVFSRNQLLDGVWGTGSDIELRTVDVHIRRLRKAIEMDGAKDPIRTVRSAGYALEN; from the coding sequence ATGTCGACCGCCAAGCTGCTTCTCGTCGAAGACGATCCGGCCCTATCCGAGCTTCTCCAGTTCCGTTTCGAGACCGAGGGCTATGACGTGCGCGTCACGCCCGATGGCGACGAGGCACTGGTCATGGCGTCCGAAGAGCTGCCCGACCTCATCATTCTCGACTGGATGATCGAGGGCACCAGCGGCATCGAAGTTTGCCGCCGCCTGCGCCGCTCGAAGGAAACCGGGCACGTCCCGATCATCATGCTGACCGCGCGCGAGGCCGAGGACGACCGGATTCGCGGCCTCGAAACAGGTGCCGACGATTATCTCACCAAGCCGTTCAGCCCGCGCGAACTGCTCGCGCGCGTTGCGGCGGTCATGCGGCGCATTCGCCCTGCATTGGCCGGGGAGTCGCTCGAAGTCGGCGACATCCGCCTCGATCCGGTCGCACACAAGGTCGAACGGCGCGGCAAGTCGCTCCAGCTCGGCCCGACCGAATACCGCCTGCTGAAATTCTTCATGGAAAGCCCGGGCCGCGTCTTCAGCCGAAACCAGCTGCTCGACGGCGTATGGGGCACGGGAAGCGATATCGAGCTGCGGACGGTCGACGTCCATATCCGTCGCTTGCGCAAGGCGATCGAAATGGACGGGGCCAAGGACCCGATCCGCACCGTGCGTTCTGCAGGATACGCGCTCGAAAACTGA
- a CDS encoding error-prone DNA polymerase has product MPEAALTPDKRRIELDPDLIDAPPRAPFVELGLVSCFSFLRGASDAVDLVMTARQHGYDAIGIADANTMAGVVRIHTEAKTLKLKPLIGCRVETVEGLAFLAYPRDRAAYGRLCRLISAGRMQTLDGEWQAKGECDISLRMLAAHAEGVQLILLPPRDLDAEVTVPAWASNVIAIGGRTVQRRVEVPFAQAIPHLAKGLPSLRHIAASYLYSGDDVARIDRLDTLARANGLSLLATNDVHYHAPQRRPLQDVMTAIRHKTTVDAAGHLLHGNAERYLKPPEVMLRLFERWPHAIAAAREVADTCDFSLDELRYEYPEEIYPGGMTPQQYLEKSTWQGAQWRYPHGVPDSVEATLERELELIEKLDLARYFLTIKDIVDFARNEVDPPILCQGRGSAANSAVCYCLGITSVDPSKHQLLFDRFISEERKEPPDIDVDFEHERREEVIQHIYRKYGRHRAGLCATVIHYRPRMAIREVGKAMGLSEDVTSALARTVWGGWGREIGEAHVAETGMDITDPHLRRVLKLTEQMIGMPRHLSQHVGGFILTEGALTETVPIGNGAMPERSFIEWDKDDIEALGILKVDVLALGMLTCIKKCLDLLEKHHERRLTLATVPREDPETYAMLRKGDSLGVFQVESRAQMNMLPRLRPREFYDLVIQVAIVRPGPIQGDMVHPYLKRRRGAEKVVIPAPSPEHGPPDELSSILERTLGVPIFQEQAMKIALDAARFSSTEANRLRKAMATFRSRGMVDELQDMMVERMVTRGYDRDFAQRCFNQIRGFGEYGFPESHAASFAHLVYVSSWLKCHFPAAFACALLNSQPMGFYAPAQIVRDASEHGVIVLPADVNHSQWDCTLETIGDAATDCRDSGRLDRHIALRLGLRQVDGLPEHIAARIVAEREETGAYDDVMALRDRARVPPAHVERLASADCFGSMQLSRRQALWDARSIVSGPDLPLFRHAEQRDEGAEKARTHLPQMPLSEEVVADYQTTRLSLKAHPMAFLRPELAERGFVRACDLRERKFRSMVNVAGVVLIRQRPGSAKGVCFITLEDETGVINLVVWPDLKEKQRTVVMGSRLMEVRGRVEYDDEVIHVIAHHMTDASHQLYKLSDDILNAPIARADHVNSPLQTGKANPRNDLREGADDPYKPVEPWQEPPPGNRECGYHQGHPRDVRIMPKSRDFH; this is encoded by the coding sequence ATGCCCGAGGCGGCCCTCACTCCCGACAAGCGAAGGATCGAACTCGATCCCGACCTGATCGACGCGCCGCCACGTGCGCCCTTCGTCGAGCTTGGGCTGGTGAGCTGTTTCAGCTTCCTGCGCGGAGCCTCCGATGCGGTCGACCTCGTGATGACCGCACGCCAGCACGGCTATGACGCGATCGGGATCGCCGATGCGAACACCATGGCCGGCGTGGTCCGCATCCACACTGAAGCGAAAACGCTTAAATTGAAGCCACTTATCGGCTGCCGTGTGGAAACGGTCGAGGGGCTGGCCTTCCTCGCCTACCCGCGCGACCGGGCGGCCTATGGCAGGCTCTGCCGCCTGATCAGCGCCGGGCGGATGCAGACGCTCGACGGGGAGTGGCAGGCCAAGGGCGAGTGCGACATTTCGCTGCGCATGCTCGCCGCCCATGCCGAGGGGGTGCAGCTTATTCTCCTGCCTCCGCGCGATCTCGACGCGGAGGTGACCGTGCCTGCCTGGGCGAGCAATGTCATCGCGATCGGCGGGCGCACGGTGCAGCGGCGTGTGGAGGTGCCCTTCGCGCAGGCAATTCCCCATCTTGCCAAGGGTTTGCCGAGCCTTCGCCACATCGCGGCGAGCTATCTCTACTCCGGCGACGACGTGGCGCGCATCGACCGGCTCGATACGCTGGCGAGGGCAAACGGGCTGTCTTTGCTTGCGACCAACGACGTTCACTACCACGCCCCCCAGCGCCGCCCGCTGCAGGACGTAATGACCGCGATCCGCCACAAGACCACGGTCGATGCGGCGGGCCACCTGCTGCACGGCAATGCCGAGCGCTACCTCAAGCCGCCAGAGGTCATGCTCCGCCTGTTCGAGCGCTGGCCCCATGCAATCGCCGCAGCGCGCGAGGTCGCCGATACGTGCGATTTCAGCCTCGACGAGCTGCGCTACGAATACCCGGAAGAGATTTATCCCGGCGGCATGACGCCACAGCAATACCTTGAAAAATCTACCTGGCAGGGGGCGCAGTGGCGCTACCCCCACGGTGTGCCGGACAGCGTCGAGGCAACGCTCGAGCGCGAGCTCGAATTGATCGAGAAGCTGGATCTCGCGCGCTATTTCCTCACCATCAAGGACATCGTCGACTTCGCCCGCAACGAGGTTGATCCGCCGATCCTGTGCCAGGGGCGGGGCAGCGCGGCGAACTCGGCGGTGTGCTACTGCCTCGGCATCACCAGCGTCGATCCGTCGAAGCACCAGCTGCTGTTCGACCGCTTCATCTCAGAAGAACGCAAGGAACCGCCCGATATCGACGTCGATTTCGAGCACGAGCGGCGAGAGGAGGTGATCCAGCACATCTACCGCAAGTACGGACGCCACCGCGCAGGACTGTGCGCGACGGTCATCCACTACCGCCCGCGCATGGCGATCCGCGAGGTCGGCAAGGCGATGGGCCTGTCGGAGGATGTCACCAGCGCGCTCGCCCGGACTGTCTGGGGCGGGTGGGGCCGCGAGATCGGCGAGGCGCATGTCGCGGAAACCGGGATGGACATCACCGATCCGCATCTCCGCCGTGTTCTCAAACTGACCGAGCAAATGATTGGAATGCCGCGCCATTTGTCGCAGCATGTCGGCGGTTTCATCCTCACTGAGGGCGCGCTCACCGAAACCGTGCCGATCGGGAACGGGGCCATGCCGGAGCGCAGTTTCATCGAATGGGACAAGGACGACATCGAGGCGCTCGGTATCCTCAAGGTCGACGTGCTCGCCCTCGGCATGCTGACCTGCATCAAGAAATGCCTCGATCTGCTTGAAAAACATCATGAAAGGCGGCTGACGCTTGCCACCGTCCCGCGCGAGGACCCCGAAACCTACGCCATGCTGCGCAAGGGGGACTCGCTCGGCGTCTTCCAGGTCGAGAGCCGGGCGCAGATGAACATGCTGCCACGCCTGCGCCCGCGCGAGTTCTACGACCTCGTCATTCAGGTCGCGATCGTGCGTCCCGGCCCGATCCAGGGCGACATGGTCCATCCCTACCTCAAGCGGCGCCGCGGGGCGGAAAAGGTCGTCATTCCCGCCCCGAGCCCCGAGCACGGCCCGCCGGATGAGCTGTCGAGCATTCTCGAGCGTACGCTGGGCGTGCCGATCTTCCAGGAACAGGCGATGAAGATCGCGCTCGACGCGGCCAGGTTCTCCTCCACCGAGGCGAACCGACTGCGCAAGGCGATGGCGACCTTCCGCAGCCGCGGCATGGTCGACGAGTTGCAGGACATGATGGTCGAGCGCATGGTGACACGCGGATACGACCGCGACTTCGCCCAGCGCTGCTTCAACCAGATCCGCGGTTTCGGCGAATACGGCTTCCCCGAAAGCCACGCGGCGAGCTTCGCGCACCTTGTCTATGTATCGAGCTGGCTCAAATGCCACTTCCCTGCCGCCTTCGCTTGTGCGCTGCTCAACTCGCAGCCGATGGGCTTCTATGCCCCGGCGCAGATCGTTCGCGATGCGAGCGAGCATGGCGTCATCGTGCTGCCGGCCGACGTCAATCACTCGCAGTGGGATTGCACGCTTGAAACCATCGGTGACGCCGCGACGGATTGCCGCGACAGCGGGCGGCTCGACCGGCATATCGCGTTGCGGCTCGGCCTGCGGCAGGTCGACGGGCTGCCCGAGCATATCGCCGCCCGGATCGTCGCCGAGCGCGAGGAAACAGGGGCTTACGATGACGTCATGGCGCTACGTGACCGGGCTCGCGTGCCGCCGGCGCATGTCGAACGGCTCGCCAGCGCGGATTGCTTCGGTTCCATGCAGCTGTCGCGGCGGCAGGCGCTGTGGGATGCGCGCAGCATCGTCTCCGGGCCCGACCTGCCGCTGTTCCGTCATGCCGAGCAGCGCGACGAAGGGGCGGAGAAGGCGCGTACGCACCTGCCGCAGATGCCGCTGTCGGAGGAGGTGGTCGCCGACTACCAGACGACGCGCCTCAGCCTGAAAGCGCACCCCATGGCCTTCCTGCGCCCCGAGCTTGCCGAGCGCGGCTTCGTGCGCGCCTGCGACCTGCGCGAGCGCAAGTTCCGTTCCATGGTCAATGTCGCCGGCGTGGTGCTGATCCGCCAGCGACCGGGCAGCGCCAAGGGCGTGTGCTTCATCACGCTGGAGGACGAGACCGGCGTCATCAACCTGGTCGTGTGGCCCGATCTCAAGGAAAAACAACGCACTGTGGTGATGGGTTCACGCCTGATGGAAGTGCGTGGGCGGGTCGAGTATGACGACGAGGTGATCCACGTCATCGCCCACCACATGACCGACGCGAGCCACCAGCTCTACAAGCTGTCGGACGACATACTCAATGCGCCCATCGCGCGGGCCGACCATGTCAACAGCCCGCTACAGACTGGAAAAGCCAATCCGCGCAACGACTTGCGGGAAGGGGCTGACGATCCTTACAAGCCGGTCGAGCCGTGGCAGGAACCGCCGCCGGGCAACCGCGAATGCGGCTACCACCAGGGCCATCCGCGCGATGTGCGGATCATGCCGAAATCGAGGGACTTCCATTGA
- the phoU gene encoding phosphate signaling complex protein PhoU translates to MVEHTVKAFDEEITRLRGLIAEMGGLAELSIQEALDALVRGDEETAEGVIKRDKKIDALESEVDKLAVRIIALRAPMADDLREVIAALKIAGVVERIGDYSKNIAKRVGQIEGRAKFEPFTLLPAMGEIAAEMVHDVLTAYAARDPVLAREVIATDEKVDAFYNSIFRNVVSYMVENPAIISSAAQLLFIARNLERIGDHATNVAEMVHFASTGTYPPDDDID, encoded by the coding sequence ATGGTTGAGCACACAGTCAAAGCCTTCGACGAGGAAATCACCCGGCTTCGCGGCCTGATCGCGGAGATGGGCGGCCTTGCCGAGCTTTCGATCCAGGAAGCCCTGGACGCGCTCGTGCGTGGCGACGAGGAAACGGCGGAAGGCGTCATCAAGCGCGACAAGAAGATCGACGCGCTTGAATCCGAAGTCGACAAGCTCGCGGTGCGCATCATCGCCCTGCGCGCGCCGATGGCGGACGACCTGCGCGAAGTGATTGCCGCGCTGAAGATCGCCGGCGTGGTCGAGCGTATCGGCGACTACTCGAAGAACATCGCCAAGCGCGTCGGCCAGATCGAGGGTCGCGCCAAGTTCGAGCCCTTTACCCTGCTTCCCGCCATGGGCGAGATCGCGGCGGAAATGGTCCACGACGTGCTCACCGCCTACGCGGCGCGCGATCCGGTGCTGGCCCGCGAAGTCATCGCGACCGACGAGAAGGTCGACGCCTTCTACAACAGCATCTTCCGCAACGTGGTGAGCTACATGGTCGAGAACCCGGCCATTATCTCGAGCGCGGCGCAGCTGCTCTTCATCGCGCGCAACCTCGAGCGCATCGGCGACCACGCGACGAATGTTGCAGAAATGGTGCACTTCGCCTCCACCGGCACCTATCCGCCCGACGACGACATCGATTGA
- the pstA gene encoding phosphate ABC transporter permease PstA, with protein sequence MSERVAPTRTPEFEQRLKKRYKAERRFKMVGLGAIIFSVVVLAFLLANMTLNGVGGFQRTELAVELDLANSGLSVSPEALSQPTAVQSLEMQGLPQVVDLAAEEALGVDGAQELSSNAWREVAEEIISDPSSAESKQTFWLPASPDLAAAYSGDGSTELSGLAQRLSSEGKLENRFDGGFLARSDATDPQSVGIWGALKGSMLTMLVTLLLAFPIGVLAALYLEEYAPKNRWTDIIEVSINNLAAVPSIIFGLLGLAVFLWIFPNYRSAPLIGGMTLALMTLPVIVISGRNAIKAVPPSIRDGALAVGASPVQVVFHHVLPLALPGILTGTIIGMARALGETAPLLMIGMRAFVATPPDGFTSPATVLPVQIFLWSDEIDRGFVERTSAAIIVLLLFLLVMNGLAIYLRNKFEKTW encoded by the coding sequence ATGAGTGAGCGAGTAGCCCCTACCCGGACCCCCGAGTTCGAGCAGCGCCTGAAGAAGCGCTACAAGGCCGAGCGTCGATTCAAGATGGTCGGTCTCGGCGCGATCATCTTTTCGGTCGTCGTCCTTGCATTTCTGCTGGCGAATATGACGCTGAACGGCGTCGGCGGTTTCCAGCGCACCGAACTGGCAGTCGAGCTCGACCTTGCGAACAGCGGTCTTTCGGTGTCGCCGGAAGCACTGTCGCAGCCGACCGCGGTGCAGTCGCTCGAAATGCAGGGCCTGCCGCAGGTCGTCGATCTTGCCGCAGAGGAAGCGCTTGGTGTCGATGGCGCCCAGGAGCTCAGCTCGAACGCTTGGCGCGAGGTTGCCGAGGAAATCATTTCCGATCCGTCGAGCGCGGAGAGCAAGCAGACCTTCTGGCTCCCCGCCTCACCCGACCTTGCCGCAGCCTATTCGGGTGACGGCTCCACGGAACTTTCCGGCCTCGCCCAGCGGCTGAGCAGCGAGGGCAAGCTGGAAAACCGCTTCGATGGCGGCTTCCTCGCTCGTTCCGACGCGACCGACCCGCAATCGGTCGGTATCTGGGGTGCGCTCAAGGGCTCGATGCTGACGATGCTCGTCACGCTCCTGCTCGCATTCCCGATCGGCGTGCTCGCAGCGCTCTACCTCGAGGAATATGCGCCGAAGAACCGCTGGACGGACATCATCGAGGTATCGATCAACAACCTCGCGGCGGTCCCCTCGATCATCTTCGGCCTGCTCGGTCTCGCGGTCTTCCTGTGGATCTTCCCGAACTATCGCTCGGCCCCGCTGATCGGCGGCATGACGCTCGCCCTCATGACGCTGCCGGTGATCGTGATTTCGGGCCGAAATGCGATCAAGGCCGTCCCGCCGAGCATTCGCGACGGTGCGCTCGCCGTGGGCGCCTCGCCGGTGCAGGTGGTCTTCCACCACGTCCTTCCGCTCGCCCTGCCCGGTATCCTGACCGGCACCATCATCGGCATGGCCCGCGCGCTGGGTGAAACCGCGCCGCTGCTGATGATCGGCATGCGCGCATTCGTCGCCACCCCGCCCGACGGCTTCACTTCGCCTGCCACGGTCCTGCCGGTCCAGATCTTCCTCTGGTCCGACGAGATCGACCGCGGCTTCGTCGAGCGGACCTCGGCGGCGATTATCGTGCTATTGCTGTTCCTCCTGGTGATGAACGGCCTCGCAATCTACCTTCGCAACAAATTCGAGAAAACCTGGTGA